The proteins below come from a single Holdemania massiliensis genomic window:
- a CDS encoding DUF1344 domain-containing protein, whose amino-acid sequence MKKLWMIALTTILLFSAAGCGKEKKPSPTPEATPSPEISEPIKSPDTSGSEEKTITGKISEIKNVMFVLDDGQDAYVFPLEEGTTLEGIQDGDQVQVTYTGELSLTGDSELNTVKVEKIK is encoded by the coding sequence ATGAAAAAATTATGGATGATCGCTTTAACAACAATACTGTTATTCAGTGCTGCCGGTTGCGGAAAGGAAAAGAAACCAAGCCCGACTCCGGAAGCTACCCCCAGTCCGGAAATTTCAGAACCGATAAAAAGTCCGGATACTTCTGGATCGGAAGAGAAAACAATTACTGGCAAGATCAGCGAGATTAAAAATGTCATGTTTGTATTGGATGACGGTCAAGATGCTTATGTCTTTCCATTAGAAGAAGGAACAACGTTGGAAGGAATTCAGGATGGGGATCAGGTTCAGGTTACCTATACCGGAGAACTGAGTCTTACTGGCGACAGCGAATTAAATACCGTG